Proteins encoded in a region of the Planococcus shixiaomingii genome:
- a CDS encoding mechanosensitive ion channel, with the protein MNTNQVSGAFRDMFTTIVNFLPNVIGAILLLLVAWVVASIVRAIFTKGLRKLGARRAMVKGHMAADERDADSKLKSIGKIFYYLVFILFIPSVLDQLNMGTVAAPITNMMNKLLAFLPNLLTAIVILVIGYFVAKFVKNLVVTVLSTINIDKWFNKLTNKTGSQQSMSGDNKNTLANVLGNVVFILVLIPIVTIALETLNIDSIARPITAMLNQVLNMIPNIFVAVILILVGIAIGKFVGDLLSSLLKGTGIDNVSKYMNTGSKSSTPTFDLANIVGKVVQTLIIIFFTVEALNVLKLDVLNNIGTAVIGYLPNILSALIILGLGLVGGNLLGNYVNQASGNRIMGAIVKYAIMIIAVFMTLDQLNFATSIVNTAFLFIIAGLAVAFAVAFGIGGREFAKRQLERFEAKSQAESKKPPTGGV; encoded by the coding sequence ATGAACACGAATCAAGTATCTGGAGCATTTCGTGACATGTTCACTACTATCGTGAACTTTCTGCCGAATGTCATTGGCGCCATCTTATTGCTACTTGTAGCATGGGTCGTTGCAAGCATCGTCAGAGCAATTTTTACAAAAGGGTTAAGAAAGTTAGGGGCAAGACGCGCCATGGTCAAAGGCCATATGGCAGCGGATGAAAGAGACGCGGACAGCAAATTGAAATCGATCGGGAAAATATTCTATTACCTTGTCTTTATCCTTTTCATCCCGAGCGTGCTGGACCAATTGAACATGGGGACAGTTGCTGCACCGATCACCAACATGATGAACAAATTGTTGGCGTTCCTGCCAAACTTATTGACGGCAATTGTTATTCTTGTCATCGGCTATTTTGTTGCAAAGTTTGTCAAAAACCTTGTGGTTACCGTTTTATCTACAATTAATATCGACAAATGGTTCAACAAATTGACGAACAAAACAGGAAGCCAGCAAAGCATGTCAGGCGATAATAAAAACACATTGGCAAATGTTTTAGGCAATGTTGTTTTCATTCTAGTCTTGATTCCAATCGTTACGATCGCTTTAGAAACGTTGAACATTGATTCGATTGCTCGACCAATTACAGCGATGCTAAATCAAGTGCTGAACATGATTCCAAATATTTTTGTAGCAGTTATCCTAATTCTTGTGGGTATCGCTATCGGTAAATTTGTTGGAGACTTGTTATCTAGTCTTTTAAAAGGCACAGGAATCGACAACGTTTCCAAGTATATGAATACTGGAAGCAAATCGAGTACTCCTACATTTGACTTAGCTAACATTGTTGGAAAAGTTGTCCAAACGTTAATCATCATCTTCTTTACAGTTGAAGCATTGAACGTATTGAAACTGGATGTATTGAATAACATCGGAACTGCTGTTATCGGATACTTGCCAAACATTCTGAGCGCTTTGATCATCTTGGGCCTTGGTTTAGTTGGGGGTAACTTGCTAGGAAACTATGTTAACCAGGCTTCTGGCAACCGGATAATGGGCGCAATCGTTAAATACGCCATCATGATCATTGCAGTGTTTATGACACTCGATCAATTGAACTTTGCGACAAGCATTGTCAACACAGCATTCCTATTCATCATTGCTGGATTGGCAGTAGCCTTCGCAGTAGCCTTCGGTATTGGCGGCCGCGAATTTGCGAAACGCCAATTGGAACGATTTGAAGCAAAATCGCAAGCTGAAAGCAAAAAACCACCAACTGGTGGAGTTTAA
- a CDS encoding AAA family ATPase, whose amino-acid sequence MEILIDQYLARFIRTRPYIVGIDGLSGSGKTTLTKELERQLINRHLKVQLFHLDDYVVGRSKRYLTGYPEWYEYYALQWDIANLSAELFGKLQQGKKKIAPDTIVLIEGVFLQRTEWQDFYDFVLYVDCPRELRYERTLRRSENPGNLDERRALYSRRYWPGEDHYLSVEQPHEKADLIVKTNN is encoded by the coding sequence GTGGAAATACTGATAGATCAATATTTAGCGCGCTTTATTCGAACCCGGCCTTACATCGTTGGTATTGACGGCTTAAGTGGATCCGGAAAAACCACCTTAACTAAAGAACTAGAGAGGCAATTAATAAATCGCCATTTGAAGGTGCAGTTGTTTCACTTGGATGATTATGTAGTTGGCCGTTCGAAGCGTTATCTTACGGGTTATCCGGAGTGGTACGAATATTATGCGCTGCAGTGGGATATAGCGAACTTGTCAGCTGAACTTTTCGGGAAATTGCAGCAAGGCAAGAAAAAAATAGCGCCTGACACGATCGTTTTAATTGAAGGCGTCTTCCTGCAACGGACAGAGTGGCAAGATTTCTATGATTTTGTTCTGTATGTTGATTGCCCACGCGAATTGCGATATGAGCGGACACTGCGTCGCAGCGAGAATCCAGGCAATCTTGATGAGAGAAGAGCTTTATATAGCCGGCGTTACTGGCCAGGGGAAGATCATTATTTATCGGTGGAACAGCCGCATGAAAAAGCGGATTTAATAGTGAAAACAAATAATTAG
- a CDS encoding class I SAM-dependent methyltransferase, with protein MNSAMEKVFNFIDVNATAVQKEQDLSYLESLLTVTESWLDGHIQPTEQAGKEDVRKAIQLAVLKGMKEHVQPHHQMTPDALGLLMGYLVELFMKEKQLTILDPAVGTGNLLLTVMNYLDGRITGAGVELDDLLIRLASNAGNLVEQPVTLYLQDALQPLLIDPVDAVVSDLPVGYYPDEENASSFELKADEGMSYAHHLFIEQSLKHTADGGYLFFVIPKGLFESPQAPQLHSFLKKHAHIQAVMELPDTLFKNSAHAKGILILQKKKDGVKAPKEVLLARVPNMSKPDSMAKFFSQVSGWFQENKG; from the coding sequence ATGAATTCAGCAATGGAAAAAGTCTTTAATTTTATTGATGTAAACGCAACGGCAGTGCAAAAAGAACAAGACCTTTCGTATTTGGAAAGTTTGCTGACGGTGACAGAAAGTTGGCTGGATGGACATATCCAACCGACAGAACAAGCAGGCAAGGAAGACGTCCGAAAAGCGATTCAACTGGCCGTCTTGAAAGGCATGAAAGAGCACGTTCAGCCGCATCACCAAATGACTCCGGATGCGCTAGGATTACTGATGGGGTATTTAGTGGAATTGTTCATGAAGGAAAAACAGCTGACGATTTTGGATCCGGCTGTCGGCACCGGCAATCTTTTGTTGACGGTGATGAATTATTTGGACGGGCGCATTACAGGAGCCGGCGTGGAACTGGACGATTTGCTGATCCGTTTGGCCTCGAATGCCGGCAACCTTGTTGAGCAGCCGGTGACATTGTATTTGCAGGATGCTTTGCAGCCGTTATTGATCGATCCAGTCGATGCTGTTGTTTCCGATTTGCCTGTCGGCTACTATCCGGATGAAGAAAATGCCAGCTCTTTTGAATTGAAAGCGGACGAAGGCATGTCGTACGCCCATCACTTGTTTATCGAGCAGTCTTTAAAACATACAGCAGATGGGGGCTATCTGTTTTTTGTCATCCCGAAAGGCCTGTTTGAATCGCCGCAAGCGCCGCAATTGCATAGCTTCTTGAAAAAGCATGCGCATATCCAAGCGGTCATGGAATTGCCGGATACTCTTTTCAAAAACTCTGCCCATGCAAAAGGCATTTTGATTTTGCAGAAGAAAAAAGACGGAGTCAAAGCGCCTAAGGAAGTATTGCTTGCGCGCGTTCCGAATATGTCGAAACCGGATTCGATGGCGAAGTTCTTCTCGCAAGTCAGCGGCTGGTTCCAAGAAAATAAAGGATAA
- the tpx gene encoding thiol peroxidase, producing MVQITFKQNPVTLPGREVKVGDQAPGFTVLANDLSPVTLEDSAGKIRLISVVPSLDTGVCSLQTKRFEKEAASFGEDVEVLTISADLPFAQKRWVQENGIEGIATLSDHRDLSFGEAYGLSMMELRLLARSIFVIDENDKVTYVEYVPEGTDHPDYDKAIDAVKALTN from the coding sequence TTGGTACAGATTACATTTAAGCAAAACCCCGTGACATTGCCGGGCCGTGAAGTGAAAGTGGGAGATCAAGCACCAGGCTTTACTGTTCTCGCGAATGATTTAAGCCCTGTAACATTAGAGGACAGTGCAGGAAAGATTCGTTTGATCAGCGTGGTCCCGTCACTTGACACAGGTGTTTGCTCGCTTCAGACAAAACGGTTTGAAAAAGAAGCGGCTTCTTTCGGGGAAGATGTTGAAGTGCTGACGATTTCCGCCGACTTGCCGTTTGCGCAAAAACGCTGGGTGCAAGAAAACGGAATTGAAGGCATTGCCACTTTATCAGACCATCGCGACTTATCATTTGGGGAAGCGTATGGTTTATCGATGATGGAACTGCGGCTTTTGGCCCGTTCAATTTTTGTCATCGATGAAAATGACAAAGTGACTTATGTAGAATACGTGCCAGAAGGAACCGACCATCCAGATTACGATAAAGCGATCGATGCAGTAAAAGCATTAACAAACTAA
- the mbcS gene encoding acyl-CoA synthetase MbcS gives MKREELVAPESYNLVQEIERFATGDGKLAIIWENDKGETKQVTYDELIKQANRAANSFQKAGLKKGDVVLVMVPRLIEAYVSYIGALKAGLVVIPSSEMLRAKDISYRLNHSEAKAVIAYEPFMDQFADVEEMNNVAKFVIGHSGSSWISLTEEMKNASDEFETAATRNNDMAFLSYTSGTTGNPKGAVHSHGWAYAHLRTSAEHWLGAKEGDLVWATASPGWQKWIWSPFVATLGSGATGFVYNGKFEPETYLRILERRKINVLCCTPTEYRLLAKQKNLASFNLSSLHSAVSAGEPLNAEVINVFKENFGLEVRDGYGQTENTLLVGVMKGMEIRIGSMGKPTPGNRVEIINELGEPAAAGEVGDIAVHVETPALFKGYFKDDERTKMQFRGDYYVTGDKASKDDDGYFWFEGRGDDIIISSGYTIGPFEVEDALVKHPAVQECAVVGAPDEIRGTIVKAFVVPVAGTERTPELVKELQEHVKNLTAPYKYPRAIEFLKELPKTASGKIRRVELRQMEQSKK, from the coding sequence ATGAAACGAGAAGAATTGGTGGCGCCTGAATCTTATAATTTGGTGCAGGAAATTGAACGGTTCGCGACGGGCGACGGAAAACTCGCGATCATTTGGGAAAACGATAAAGGTGAAACCAAACAAGTTACATATGATGAGTTGATCAAGCAAGCCAACCGTGCGGCCAACAGTTTCCAAAAAGCCGGTTTGAAAAAAGGGGATGTCGTGCTCGTTATGGTCCCTCGGTTGATTGAAGCCTACGTTTCGTATATCGGTGCCTTAAAAGCGGGACTTGTCGTCATACCAAGTTCTGAAATGCTGCGGGCAAAAGATATCTCTTATCGCTTAAACCATAGCGAAGCAAAAGCGGTCATAGCGTATGAACCGTTTATGGACCAGTTTGCGGACGTTGAAGAAATGAACAATGTCGCCAAATTTGTTATCGGCCACTCCGGAAGTTCATGGATTTCGTTAACGGAAGAGATGAAAAATGCATCCGATGAATTCGAAACAGCTGCTACACGCAACAATGATATGGCTTTTTTGTCTTATACATCCGGCACGACAGGAAATCCGAAAGGCGCTGTTCATAGCCACGGCTGGGCATATGCGCATCTTCGGACTTCCGCAGAGCACTGGCTTGGTGCGAAAGAAGGCGATCTTGTTTGGGCGACTGCAAGCCCGGGGTGGCAAAAGTGGATCTGGAGCCCATTTGTTGCGACTTTGGGAAGCGGTGCTACCGGATTTGTCTACAACGGAAAATTCGAGCCAGAAACCTATCTGCGAATTTTAGAGCGCCGAAAAATCAATGTTTTGTGCTGCACGCCGACAGAATATCGCTTGCTGGCCAAGCAGAAAAACTTGGCGTCATTTAATTTATCGTCGCTGCACAGTGCCGTCTCTGCTGGAGAGCCTTTAAATGCGGAAGTGATCAATGTCTTCAAAGAGAATTTCGGGCTTGAAGTGCGCGATGGCTATGGCCAAACCGAAAATACGTTATTGGTTGGAGTCATGAAAGGCATGGAAATCCGCATCGGTTCAATGGGTAAACCGACGCCGGGCAACCGGGTCGAAATCATCAATGAGCTAGGGGAGCCTGCAGCGGCTGGAGAAGTTGGCGACATTGCGGTCCATGTTGAAACACCGGCTCTGTTTAAAGGTTATTTTAAAGATGATGAACGGACGAAAATGCAGTTCCGGGGGGATTATTACGTAACCGGAGATAAAGCGTCAAAAGATGATGATGGCTATTTCTGGTTTGAAGGACGGGGAGACGATATCATCATTTCTTCCGGCTACACGATTGGGCCGTTCGAAGTGGAAGATGCACTCGTTAAACACCCGGCTGTTCAGGAATGCGCGGTGGTGGGAGCGCCAGACGAGATTCGCGGGACGATTGTTAAAGCATTTGTCGTGCCCGTTGCCGGTACAGAAAGAACTCCTGAACTGGTGAAGGAATTGCAGGAACATGTCAAAAACCTAACGGCGCCATATAAATACCCACGGGCGATTGAATTCTTAAAGGAATTGCCAAAAACAGCTTCCGGCAAAATTCGCCGAGTGGAATTGCGCCAGATGGAACAAAGCAAAAAGTAA
- the rarD gene encoding EamA family transporter RarD, with the protein MADERKGMIYTIFTYAIWGILPIYWKQVGHVASDEILTSRIFWAFWLTLAFIFLIKGGKLLLADIKTLWKSKKSFFTLMLASYLITANWFLYIFAVTNDRIVETSLGYYVNPLVSVLLGVFFLKEKLTPAIKVAFGLAAVGVIIMTASYGTFPWLAFGMAFSFAFYGLIKKTIKLNALRGLALETLFVLPLAIIYYAYLFYTGQAAFLHGSGTTDLLLILSGAATALPLVLFATGAPLIPMYMIGFLQYIAPSLMLIIGVLIYGESFGLIEIISFSLIWCALILFTASKIIQVRATKKDKVKAAA; encoded by the coding sequence ATGGCAGATGAAAGAAAAGGAATGATTTATACTATTTTTACTTATGCGATTTGGGGCATCTTGCCGATTTATTGGAAGCAAGTCGGCCATGTTGCAAGCGACGAAATTTTAACATCGCGTATCTTCTGGGCTTTTTGGTTGACCCTTGCCTTCATCTTTTTAATAAAAGGCGGAAAGCTGCTCTTAGCTGACATAAAGACATTGTGGAAATCGAAAAAAAGTTTTTTCACGTTGATGTTGGCTTCCTATTTAATCACAGCCAATTGGTTCTTGTATATTTTTGCAGTGACCAATGACCGAATTGTTGAAACAAGTCTCGGCTACTACGTGAACCCGCTTGTCTCTGTATTGCTAGGTGTCTTTTTCTTAAAAGAAAAGTTGACGCCTGCCATTAAAGTGGCGTTTGGCCTCGCGGCAGTAGGTGTCATAATTATGACGGCTTCCTATGGAACTTTTCCGTGGTTGGCTTTTGGCATGGCGTTCTCTTTTGCTTTTTATGGCTTGATCAAAAAAACTATCAAGCTCAATGCGCTGCGCGGTTTAGCCCTTGAAACATTATTCGTTTTGCCCCTTGCAATCATTTACTATGCCTATCTTTTTTATACCGGCCAGGCAGCCTTTTTGCATGGCAGCGGAACGACGGACCTGCTGCTTATATTGAGCGGTGCAGCTACAGCTTTGCCTTTGGTGCTGTTTGCAACCGGAGCGCCGCTCATCCCGATGTACATGATCGGGTTCTTGCAATACATTGCCCCGTCGCTGATGTTGATCATTGGTGTTTTGATTTACGGAGAGTCATTCGGCTTGATCGAAATAATTTCCTTCTCATTGATTTGGTGCGCGTTGATTTTATTCACGGCTTCTAAGATCATCCAAGTGCGGGCAACAAAAAAAGACAAAGTGAAAGCCGCAGCCTGA
- a CDS encoding RDD family protein, translating into MTEHSNEETLAAEQAVDPIQPNTPSYEEVLFYERKPAGFWVRFWAYVIDLLVVFAVTSILIKPVFALLGLETSSTSWYAPYAILSAIIFYGYFVLMTKFFRQTVGKMIMGIRVVSLKTDDLSWGTLLFREWIGRFISTTILPLYWIVGFTPLKQGIHDFIADTTVIHEESYRKRTMLQKRKAEGSELHETEAF; encoded by the coding sequence ATGACAGAACATAGTAATGAAGAAACATTAGCCGCCGAGCAAGCGGTGGATCCTATACAGCCTAATACGCCAAGTTATGAGGAAGTCTTGTTTTATGAAAGAAAACCTGCTGGCTTTTGGGTCCGGTTTTGGGCTTATGTGATCGATCTTCTTGTAGTTTTTGCGGTGACATCGATTTTGATTAAACCTGTTTTTGCGCTTCTCGGCCTGGAAACCAGTTCAACATCGTGGTATGCGCCTTACGCTATTTTGTCCGCAATAATCTTTTACGGCTATTTTGTCTTGATGACAAAGTTCTTCAGACAGACGGTCGGGAAAATGATTATGGGCATTCGCGTAGTTTCGTTAAAAACAGACGACCTTTCTTGGGGGACTTTATTGTTCCGGGAATGGATCGGCCGTTTTATATCTACAACGATTCTGCCGCTGTACTGGATTGTCGGATTTACGCCTCTTAAGCAAGGAATCCACGATTTTATTGCCGATACAACAGTTATCCATGAAGAGTCGTACCGCAAGCGGACGATGTTGCAAAAAAGGAAAGCTGAAGGCTCCGAGTTGCATGAGACGGAAGCCTTCTAG
- a CDS encoding serine hydrolase domain-containing protein, with the protein MIPISSISEDLEKWIDAYQSNGYLHGAILVAKGDDVLLSEGFGMANVEHQAANSPKTKFRIGSITKGFTAMAIFQLYENKQLDINDSIDKYFPSYPNGNKITLYHYLTNSSGISNFTGATDFWSRKMRLPFTLSEMIDSFKQTELEFEPGHEYSYSSSGYLVLTAIIQKLSGKTYEEYMYDYIFLPLGMENTGVDNGRTVVPDLASGYSYWEAPIHAEYADMSFPSGGYGIYSTTEDLLKWSRSLMDPVLISCETTAKMLKAYLNDYACGWSVAPQFGKRCLSHFGDVSGYASNFLQFTDDQITIIFLSNLSVSPVVDLTKELAKLIYGKPAMLPDPLKPISFEPDRELCGTYYFENEPDKSIEISFKDQGFFVTVPKMYGTLYKFKLHLIERGTGELLFMTEGVHERLVISSGRTGVEFVFYTDCHGNNFCLKAYRGEKKGG; encoded by the coding sequence GTGATTCCAATAAGTTCAATAAGTGAAGACTTGGAAAAATGGATAGATGCGTACCAGAGTAACGGTTATCTGCATGGTGCTATTTTAGTAGCCAAAGGGGACGACGTGCTTTTGAGCGAAGGATTTGGAATGGCTAATGTAGAACATCAAGCGGCGAATTCTCCTAAAACAAAATTCCGGATTGGATCTATAACTAAAGGATTTACTGCCATGGCAATTTTTCAGCTTTACGAGAATAAGCAACTGGATATTAACGATTCAATTGATAAATATTTTCCCAGTTATCCGAATGGCAATAAAATAACTTTGTATCATTATTTAACCAATTCCTCAGGTATATCTAATTTTACTGGAGCTACTGATTTTTGGTCCCGGAAAATGCGGCTGCCTTTTACGTTGAGTGAAATGATCGATTCATTTAAACAAACTGAATTGGAATTTGAACCTGGCCATGAATATAGCTATTCTTCTTCAGGATATTTGGTGCTAACTGCAATTATTCAAAAGCTTTCGGGAAAGACATATGAAGAATATATGTATGACTATATTTTTTTGCCGCTCGGCATGGAGAATACTGGGGTCGACAATGGAAGGACGGTTGTTCCAGACCTAGCTTCCGGTTATTCATACTGGGAAGCTCCCATACATGCGGAGTATGCTGATATGTCTTTTCCTTCAGGTGGTTACGGCATTTATTCAACGACTGAAGACTTGTTGAAGTGGAGCCGCTCTTTGATGGACCCGGTATTGATCAGCTGTGAAACCACAGCAAAAATGTTGAAGGCGTATTTGAATGATTATGCCTGCGGCTGGTCGGTTGCTCCTCAGTTCGGAAAACGTTGTTTAAGTCATTTCGGCGATGTCAGTGGGTATGCTAGTAATTTTCTTCAGTTTACTGATGATCAAATAACGATAATTTTTTTAAGCAATTTGAGCGTGTCGCCGGTAGTGGATTTGACGAAGGAACTCGCAAAGTTGATATATGGAAAACCGGCCATGTTACCTGATCCGTTAAAGCCGATAAGCTTTGAACCAGATAGAGAACTATGCGGAACTTATTATTTTGAGAATGAGCCAGACAAATCAATAGAAATTTCTTTCAAGGATCAAGGATTTTTTGTGACGGTGCCGAAAATGTACGGCACGCTTTACAAGTTTAAACTTCATCTTATAGAGCGTGGGACAGGTGAACTATTATTCATGACGGAAGGGGTTCATGAAAGACTAGTTATTTCTTCAGGCCGTACAGGCGTTGAGTTTGTTTTCTATACCGATTGCCATGGCAATAACTTTTGTCTGAAGGCATATAGAGGAGAGAAAAAAGGTGGGTAG
- the thiI gene encoding tRNA uracil 4-sulfurtransferase ThiI, translated as MKTSQILVRYGELSTKGKNRSSFIGRLRDNVRQTFSDLSSIRIKAERDRMFITSDNEEEIQQVIDRLPAVFGIQSFSPVIEAELDLEAMKQAAFKVVDKLEREGKTFKVSVKRPYKEFPHEKMEIMHEIGSHVLRNFPELTVQMQHPDIELKVEIREEAVYMMAEVIAGAGGLPVGAGGKGLLMLSGGLDSPVAGYHMLKRGVRLELIHFFSPPFTNDRAKEKVFDMAEKLSQFGSSVNLHIIPFTKLQQEVHKQVPDNITMTSTRRMMMRVADKVLEETNCKAIITGESLGQVASQTLESLNAINAVTHTPVLRPLIAVDKLDIIETAQKIGTYDISIRPFEDCCTIFTPANPKTKPKLEKVEYYENFVSFDELIQEAVDQREIVKFPRVKENEMVYEDLL; from the coding sequence ATGAAGACAAGCCAAATTCTCGTCCGGTACGGGGAATTATCGACAAAAGGAAAAAATCGCAGTTCTTTTATTGGCCGGCTGCGTGATAACGTCCGGCAAACATTTTCTGATTTAAGCAGCATCCGAATCAAAGCAGAACGCGACCGGATGTTTATCACTTCGGACAATGAAGAGGAGATACAACAAGTCATCGACCGGCTGCCCGCCGTATTTGGGATCCAATCGTTCAGCCCGGTTATAGAAGCAGAACTGGATTTGGAAGCGATGAAACAAGCAGCCTTCAAAGTTGTAGACAAACTGGAGCGCGAAGGAAAAACGTTCAAGGTATCGGTCAAACGCCCGTACAAAGAATTTCCGCATGAAAAAATGGAAATTATGCATGAAATCGGTTCGCATGTGCTTCGCAATTTTCCGGAATTGACTGTTCAGATGCAGCATCCCGACATTGAGCTGAAAGTGGAAATCCGGGAAGAAGCGGTCTATATGATGGCGGAAGTCATTGCGGGAGCGGGAGGTTTGCCGGTAGGTGCGGGAGGCAAAGGGCTGCTTATGCTGTCAGGCGGCCTTGACAGCCCGGTTGCCGGATACCATATGTTAAAACGAGGCGTCCGTCTCGAACTAATCCATTTTTTCAGCCCTCCGTTTACCAATGACCGGGCAAAAGAAAAAGTGTTTGATATGGCAGAAAAACTTAGCCAGTTCGGCTCTTCCGTGAACTTGCACATTATTCCGTTCACCAAACTGCAGCAAGAAGTGCACAAACAAGTTCCGGACAACATTACGATGACATCTACCCGGCGCATGATGATGCGGGTGGCGGATAAAGTGCTGGAAGAAACAAATTGCAAAGCAATCATCACAGGGGAAAGCCTCGGGCAAGTGGCGAGCCAAACTTTAGAAAGTTTGAATGCCATCAATGCGGTGACTCATACACCCGTGCTGCGTCCATTGATTGCAGTGGATAAATTAGACATCATTGAAACGGCACAGAAAATCGGGACGTATGATATTTCCATCCGCCCGTTTGAAGATTGCTGTACCATCTTTACGCCAGCCAATCCAAAGACAAAGCCGAAGCTTGAAAAAGTCGAGTATTATGAGAACTTCGTGTCTTTTGATGAGCTGATCCAGGAAGCGGTGGACCAACGTGAAATCGTGAAATTCCCGAGAGTGAAAGAAAATGAAATGGTCTATGAAGATTTACTGTAA
- the sppA gene encoding signal peptide peptidase SppA, producing MNTKRWIALVAAAVLLGISLVINSAFALFQTNLDTGLADIMAPAGSDYMEYVIEEGSMDERIAVLNVDGVIQDTGEASPLFGASGYNHSFFMDQLEQVKQDDTVKAIMLKVNSPGGGVVESAQIYDKIKEIQDETKKPIYVSMGAIAASGGYYIAAPAEKIFVNEETLTGSIGVIMESVNYGELAERYGVDFVTIKSGPYKDIMSPTRDMTDEERDLLQGMLNESYESFVDIVEEGRNMSEKEVKEFADGRIMSGRQAVEIGMADDFGFEEDVIANLKKDFDLGDAEVFEYGASEGWGSLLSMKVNSFFGNDMESQLLGKLFSDYNSPRMMYLYGEK from the coding sequence ATGAACACAAAGAGATGGATTGCACTTGTTGCAGCCGCAGTATTATTAGGAATTTCACTTGTCATCAATTCAGCTTTTGCTCTGTTTCAGACAAACCTGGATACAGGATTAGCGGATATCATGGCTCCGGCTGGATCAGATTACATGGAGTATGTGATTGAAGAAGGAAGCATGGACGAACGGATTGCTGTCTTGAATGTTGATGGCGTCATCCAAGACACGGGAGAAGCTTCGCCGCTATTCGGTGCCTCCGGCTATAACCACAGCTTTTTTATGGACCAATTGGAACAAGTAAAACAGGATGACACAGTAAAAGCCATTATGCTCAAAGTGAATTCACCGGGCGGTGGCGTTGTCGAGTCTGCACAGATATATGACAAAATCAAAGAAATCCAAGATGAGACGAAAAAACCCATCTATGTATCGATGGGCGCGATCGCTGCATCTGGAGGCTATTACATTGCTGCTCCAGCAGAAAAGATTTTTGTAAACGAAGAAACGTTGACTGGATCTATTGGAGTTATTATGGAAAGCGTCAATTATGGTGAACTGGCTGAGCGATATGGCGTTGATTTTGTAACGATCAAATCCGGCCCTTACAAAGACATCATGAGCCCGACGCGCGATATGACGGACGAAGAGCGCGACCTTCTCCAAGGGATGCTGAATGAGTCCTACGAATCGTTCGTTGATATTGTCGAAGAAGGACGCAACATGTCTGAAAAAGAAGTGAAGGAATTTGCTGATGGCCGCATTATGAGCGGCCGCCAAGCGGTTGAAATCGGCATGGCAGATGATTTCGGTTTTGAGGAAGACGTTATTGCCAACTTGAAAAAGGATTTTGATTTAGGAGATGCGGAAGTATTTGAGTATGGCGCATCTGAAGGATGGGGTTCGTTGCTTTCAATGAAGGTCAATTCTTTCTTTGGCAACGACATGGAATCTCAATTATTGGGAAAACTTTTTTCTGATTATAATTCTCCGCGGATGATGTACCTATACGGCGAAAAATAA